A stretch of Lathyrus oleraceus cultivar Zhongwan6 chromosome 6, CAAS_Psat_ZW6_1.0, whole genome shotgun sequence DNA encodes these proteins:
- the LOC127094750 gene encoding secreted RxLR effector protein 161-like, whose product MESCNPASTPMEPGTKLSKFDGGERVEAGKYRSLVGSLRYLTCTRPDISLSVGIVSRFMEEPVYTHWKALKRILRYIQGTVSLGMFYSKSEKYKLVGYSDSDWCGDIDDRKSTSGYVFFMGNTAFTWLSKKQPIVTLSTCEAEYVAASWCVCHAIWLRRLMSKMELEQKDATIIQVDNRSAIELAKNPVNHERSKHIDVRFHFIREHVKEGSVELKHVASKDQAADIFTKPLSKEIFDRGKKLIGMMNRRNI is encoded by the coding sequence ATGGAAAGTTGTAATCCGGCTTCGACGCCAATGGAACCAGGAACAAAACTGTCGAAATTTGATGGAGGAGAACGTGTCGAAGCAGGAAAATATCGAAGTTTGGTAGGAAGTCTTCGCTATCTCACATGTACAAGACCAGATATCTCATTAAGTGTAGGCATTGTAAGTCGATTCATGGAGGAGCCAGTTTACACACATTGGAAGGCATTGAAGCGAATTCTGAGGTACATCCAAGGAACAGTGTCACTTGGGATGTTTTACTCGAAGTCAGAGAAATACAAGTTGGTTGGTTACTCTGACAGTGATTGGTGCGGAGACATAGATGatcgaaaaagcacttctggataTGTGTTTTTCATGGGAAATACTGCATTTACTTGGCTTTCTAAAAAGCAGCCAATAGTAACTCTTTCGACATGTGAAGCAGAATATGTAGCAGCATCCTGGTGTGTTTGTCATGCAATATGGCTCAGAAGATTGATGAGTAAAATGGAACTAGAACAGAAAGATGCTACAATAATACAAGTTGACAACAGGTCAGCAATTGAGTTAGCAAAGAATCCAGTAAACCATGAAAGGAGCAAACACATTGACGTTCGTTTTCACTTTATTCGAGAACACGTGAAGGAAGGAAGTGTCGAATTGAAGCATGTAGCAAGTAAGGACCAAGCAgctgatatcttcacaaaaccaCTATCAAAGGAAATCTTCGACAGAGGCAAGAAGTTGATAGGAATGATGAATAGAAGAAACATTTAA